From Vanacampus margaritifer isolate UIUO_Vmar chromosome 8, RoL_Vmar_1.0, whole genome shotgun sequence, a single genomic window includes:
- the nxph4 gene encoding neurexophilin-2 isoform X2 yields MQVLGWTALVLCQWILRKVQGLEKRVDFSDLGPVDSAMKTIPYGMGGGTGVGQPGGAVKPPYQTRIFSTSFDQTPMKAKPPTYNFFNPYDAARNQSLLPDQTGYRSKRKPSLKTSMKTKKIFGWGDFYFNVKTLKFSLLVTGKIVDHINGTFTVYFRHNSSSLGNVSVSIVPPTKVVEFEVLQQHQPFLHPHGHQEVQIHESRQTTSDPKEIKTFNCRVEYEKTNRSKKPKPCLYDPSQTCFTEHTQSHAAWLCAKPFKVICIFISFFSIDYKLVQKVCPDYNFQSEHPYFG; encoded by the coding sequence GTCCAAGGGTTGGAGAAGAGAGTGGACTTCTCAGACTTGGGTCCGGTGGACTCGGCAATGAAGACCATCCCCTACGGCATGGGCGGAGGCACGGGTGTCGGACAGCCGGGGGGTGCGGTTAAGCCGCCGTACCAAACCCGCATTTTCTCCACCTCCTTCGACCAGACACCAATGAAAGCCAAACCGCCCacctacaatttcttcaacccgTACGACGCGGCCCGGAACCAGTCGCTGCTGCCGGACCAGACAGGCTACCGCTCCAAGCGTAAACCCTCGCTGAAGACGTCCATGAAGACCAAGAAGATCTTCGGCTGGGGGGATTTCTACTTCAACGTCAAGACGCTCAAGTTCAGCTTGCTGGTGACGGGCAAGATCGTGGACCACATCAACGGGACCTTCACCGTTTACTTCCGCCACAATTCCTCCAGTCTCGGGAACGTGTCGGTCAGCATCGTGCCGCCGACCAAAGTGGTGGAGTTTGAGGTCCTCCAGCAGCACCAGCCGTTCCTGCACCCCCACGGCCATCAGGAGGTGCAGATCCACGAGTCCCGGCAGACCACCAGCGACCCCAAAGAGATTAAGACATTCAACTGCCGAGTGGAGTACGAGAAAACCAACAGGTCCAAGAAGCCCAAGCCCTGCCTGTACGACCCGTCCCAGACCTGCTTCACGGAGCACACCCAGTCCCACGCCGCCTGGCTGTGCGCCAAGCCCTTCAAAGTCATCTGCATCTTCATCTCCTTCTTCAGCATCGACTACAAGCTGGTTCAGAAGGTGTGTCCGGACTACAACTTCCAAAGTGAGCACCCTTACTTTGGATAA
- the nxph4 gene encoding neurexophilin-2 isoform X3: MALLSGRSDYNNGEQVQGLEKRVDFSDLGPVDSAMKTIPYGMGGGTGVGQPGGAVKPPYQTRIFSTSFDQTPMKAKPPTYNFFNPYDAARNQSLLPDQTGYRSKRKPSLKTSMKTKKIFGWGDFYFNVKTLKFSLLVTGKIVDHINGTFTVYFRHNSSSLGNVSVSIVPPTKVVEFEVLQQHQPFLHPHGHQEVQIHESRQTTSDPKEIKTFNCRVEYEKTNRSKKPKPCLYDPSQTCFTEHTQSHAAWLCAKPFKVICIFISFFSIDYKLVQKVCPDYNFQSEHPYFG; the protein is encoded by the coding sequence GTCCAAGGGTTGGAGAAGAGAGTGGACTTCTCAGACTTGGGTCCGGTGGACTCGGCAATGAAGACCATCCCCTACGGCATGGGCGGAGGCACGGGTGTCGGACAGCCGGGGGGTGCGGTTAAGCCGCCGTACCAAACCCGCATTTTCTCCACCTCCTTCGACCAGACACCAATGAAAGCCAAACCGCCCacctacaatttcttcaacccgTACGACGCGGCCCGGAACCAGTCGCTGCTGCCGGACCAGACAGGCTACCGCTCCAAGCGTAAACCCTCGCTGAAGACGTCCATGAAGACCAAGAAGATCTTCGGCTGGGGGGATTTCTACTTCAACGTCAAGACGCTCAAGTTCAGCTTGCTGGTGACGGGCAAGATCGTGGACCACATCAACGGGACCTTCACCGTTTACTTCCGCCACAATTCCTCCAGTCTCGGGAACGTGTCGGTCAGCATCGTGCCGCCGACCAAAGTGGTGGAGTTTGAGGTCCTCCAGCAGCACCAGCCGTTCCTGCACCCCCACGGCCATCAGGAGGTGCAGATCCACGAGTCCCGGCAGACCACCAGCGACCCCAAAGAGATTAAGACATTCAACTGCCGAGTGGAGTACGAGAAAACCAACAGGTCCAAGAAGCCCAAGCCCTGCCTGTACGACCCGTCCCAGACCTGCTTCACGGAGCACACCCAGTCCCACGCCGCCTGGCTGTGCGCCAAGCCCTTCAAAGTCATCTGCATCTTCATCTCCTTCTTCAGCATCGACTACAAGCTGGTTCAGAAGGTGTGTCCGGACTACAACTTCCAAAGTGAGCACCCTTACTTTGGATAA
- the nxph4 gene encoding neurexophilin-2 isoform X1: protein MSNVAARPGSYPLITVSFKVQGLEKRVDFSDLGPVDSAMKTIPYGMGGGTGVGQPGGAVKPPYQTRIFSTSFDQTPMKAKPPTYNFFNPYDAARNQSLLPDQTGYRSKRKPSLKTSMKTKKIFGWGDFYFNVKTLKFSLLVTGKIVDHINGTFTVYFRHNSSSLGNVSVSIVPPTKVVEFEVLQQHQPFLHPHGHQEVQIHESRQTTSDPKEIKTFNCRVEYEKTNRSKKPKPCLYDPSQTCFTEHTQSHAAWLCAKPFKVICIFISFFSIDYKLVQKVCPDYNFQSEHPYFG, encoded by the coding sequence GTCCAAGGGTTGGAGAAGAGAGTGGACTTCTCAGACTTGGGTCCGGTGGACTCGGCAATGAAGACCATCCCCTACGGCATGGGCGGAGGCACGGGTGTCGGACAGCCGGGGGGTGCGGTTAAGCCGCCGTACCAAACCCGCATTTTCTCCACCTCCTTCGACCAGACACCAATGAAAGCCAAACCGCCCacctacaatttcttcaacccgTACGACGCGGCCCGGAACCAGTCGCTGCTGCCGGACCAGACAGGCTACCGCTCCAAGCGTAAACCCTCGCTGAAGACGTCCATGAAGACCAAGAAGATCTTCGGCTGGGGGGATTTCTACTTCAACGTCAAGACGCTCAAGTTCAGCTTGCTGGTGACGGGCAAGATCGTGGACCACATCAACGGGACCTTCACCGTTTACTTCCGCCACAATTCCTCCAGTCTCGGGAACGTGTCGGTCAGCATCGTGCCGCCGACCAAAGTGGTGGAGTTTGAGGTCCTCCAGCAGCACCAGCCGTTCCTGCACCCCCACGGCCATCAGGAGGTGCAGATCCACGAGTCCCGGCAGACCACCAGCGACCCCAAAGAGATTAAGACATTCAACTGCCGAGTGGAGTACGAGAAAACCAACAGGTCCAAGAAGCCCAAGCCCTGCCTGTACGACCCGTCCCAGACCTGCTTCACGGAGCACACCCAGTCCCACGCCGCCTGGCTGTGCGCCAAGCCCTTCAAAGTCATCTGCATCTTCATCTCCTTCTTCAGCATCGACTACAAGCTGGTTCAGAAGGTGTGTCCGGACTACAACTTCCAAAGTGAGCACCCTTACTTTGGATAA